GCCCGCCTGGGCGGCGGCGCCTATCCGCTCGGGATCGAACCGATCTACCCCGGGCTCCTCGCGAGCGCGGTACTATGGGCCGGTGGGAGAATCGGCCAAGGCTGATCGCGTCGTTTCGACTCCGCGCCGGGCGCCGGAATCGCGGTGGTGGCGCGCGGCGCCGCTCGCGATCGTCGCGCTCGCGCTCGCGGTCCGCCTGACGCTCCTCCTCGCCTACCCGCGGCCGCTCGCGTCCGATGCGCGCGACTACGACGCCCTGGCCTGGACGCTCGCCACGACCGGGCACTACGACGGCGCCGGCGGCGCGCCGACCGCCTATCGCGCGCCGGGCTATCCCGCGTTCGTCGCCGGGATCTACGCGGCGGGCCGGCACCCCGAGGCCGTCAAGGCCGCGCAGGCGGCGCTCGACGCGCTCACGGCGCTTCTCCTCTATGCTCTGCTCTCCCGACGGAGCCGAACCGCGGCCCTCGTCGCCGGGCTGGCCTGGGCCGCGCTTCCCGCCGCGGCGCTCTTCAGCCTCCAGCTCTTCTCGGAGACGGCGTTCACGCTCGGGATCGTCGCGTTCGCGTGGCTCGTCAGCCGCGATCGCGGGTGGACCGACGCGCTCGCCGGTCTTGCGCTCGGGGCGCTCATCCTGACCAAGCCGATGATGCTCCTCTTTGCCGCGGCGCTTCCGTTCGCGCTTTCCAAGCGATCCTCCGCGCGGCCGACGACCGCGATCCTGGGCATCGCGATGGCTCCCGTGCTCGCGTGGATCCTTCGCAACCTGCTCGTGATGGGAACGCCGGCGCTGATCACCAGCGCCGGAGCGAACCTCTGGATCGGAGCCAACCCCTGGGCGAACGGCGGCTACGCCGAGCCCGCGCCGATCGAGGGAGCGGTCTCCGGCGAAGTGGAGAACGACCGCATCGCGGGAGCCGAAGCGCTTGCCTACATCGCCGACCACCCCACGGCCTGGTTCACCCTCGGCGCGCGCAAGCTGGCCCTGCTCGCAAGCTCCGAGGCCGAGCTGGTCGCGGGCGTCTTCACCCGCTCCGATACCGGCGCGCGGCTGCGGGAACGCTATCGCGCGGTGCCGGCGTGGCTCCGCGCCTCCGTGAACATGCCGACGCTGGTGGTCCTGATCCTCGGCGTGTTCGGCCTCGCGGCCGCCCCGGGAGGCGTCGAGCGCCCGCTGTTCGGAGCGCTCCTCTTCGCGATCGCCGTCTCGTCGCTCGTCTTCTTCGGCGGCAGCCGGTTCCGATTCCCGCTCATGCCCGGTCTCGTCCTGTGCGCCGCCCAGTTCGTCACAGGCACGGGGCGCGGCCTGAAGGAGACGTCCCGGGGTCGGCTGGTCGCGGCGGCGGTTGCGTGCTGCCTGATCGCAGCGATCTGGATCGTCGAGGCCCTGACCCTCTCCGCCGAAGTCTCGTAGCGGTAGGGTCCTGGCCGATGGCAGGAACCCAGGGTCTCCTTCGGGGTGCCTCTTAGCGAAGGGCTCTCGCCGGTCCCCCCCTCCGGCGAAAAAATGACGCCCGCTGCCGGATCCCCCTCCGGCTCATGGCACACCCGCTGCAGGGCAGAGTCATGCCCGGCGGGTTTGCCGCGTTGTTCCCGGGGAGACCGCATCATGGCTCGACACCTCGTCGCCGTACTCGTCATCGCGTGGGGCTTCTGGATCACCGGCTGCGGCAGGAATCCGTCAGGTCCCGCCGGCGAGCAGGGCGCCGACCGCGCCGCCATCCTTCGCGCCGCCGCCGCCGCTCCGGAGCTGGCCGTCGATTTCTCGGACGACGCCGGCGAGCTCCTCGGCACCGCGGAGCCCGCGGTGCCCACGTCGGAGCAGGGGCCGCTGCTCGCCCCGGCCGACACCGGCATCGCGGCGAACGCTCCGATCCACTGGGGCCGCCGCAGAACGCCGAGCGATCGCCCGCCCGAACGCATCGTCGAATTCATCCTGCCGCCCGACAGCGGCCGCGCGGTCGTGCGCGTGACGGTGCGCTTCGACGGGTGGCTCTACGTGGACCGCACCGACGACGGGCTGCGCAACCCGGGGAAGAAGCCGGTGCGCGATCAAGCCGTGCGCACGGCCCTCTTCCGAAAAGTCTGGTTCCACGCCGATTCGTCTTCCGCCGATTCGATGTTCGGCTGGCGGCTGGTCGCGCTGTCCCCGGTCCAATTCTCGATGATCGATCCCGCGAAGCAGACGGTCGCGATCCACTCCGTCACCGTCAGGACGCCGGCGGGGGCGACCACCATCGCCGATCCCTCCGCGTTCCTTTCGCTACGCGACGGCGGCCCGGCCGTACCGTCGACCACGTTCGGACAGACGGTCAAGGTGGAGGCCGAGGTGACGAACACCGACCGGACCTTCCGCCCCTCCGAGTTCGTCTACCTGCACGTGCCGATCAACATGCGGCCGTTCCCGGGACCGTTCGATCGTGTCCGGATCCGGATGAGAGACGACGGGTTGAACGGCGATCGGAAGGCCGGCGACGGCATCTACACCGCCCAATGGACCGTCCAGGATGTGGGGAGACACCATCTGGCGGTCGACGTTCTCAGCGCCAGGTGCCTCCAGACCGAGACCGGGGACGACTACAATTCCACTACGTGGGGTATCCCATACGCCTCGTATCCCGCTGCAATACAATGACTTAAATAGGGCGAAATGATGGAAACTTTTTCGGCGCTGAGGTGGTCTAAGGAGGTAGAGAGTCCGGCGATCTAATCGCCACAGTCCTAAAGGGTTACCCAGCCCACCTCCTGCTGGGGCCCGCTGCGTCGGACAGGGCTCTCTGGAACCGATAGGTCCGCGGTACCGCAAGACCGCGGCCGAAAAGAAAGGCTCCCCGCCGTCGGATGCGCGGCGGGGAGTTATTTTTTGCCCCGCTTCGAAGCCCGCCTCTATGCTCCGCGTCGTGACCCCCGAGAGCCGTCCGAAGAGCCGCGCCGCGCCGAGCGTCACCTCGCTCCCGTTGCGCGCCGCGCTTCTCTGGGCGCTCGCGGCCCTCCTCTTTGCGATTCTCTTCAGCGCGGCCACCTACCGCTCTATCGCCCCCTCCAGCGATCTCTGGGACTACTCGCAGGAAGCGCGGCAGCTCGCGCGCGGCCAGGGCTTCACGTCCCTCTACACGTATCCCACCCACCTCGGACCGAACGACCGCGCGCCCTTTCCCGTGCGCTGGCGGATGCCGCTCTACGCGGCGCGCGGCGCGATGGTGCTGAAGTTCGGGGCCTCGCTCCCGCTCGGCTATTTCCTCGTGGTCGCGCAATCGCATGCCGTCCTGGTTGCGCTCGTGTTCCTGCTCGGCGCGCATTTCGCGAACCGCCGCGCAGGGCACGTCGCCGCCGCCGCGGCGCTCGCCTGCCCGCTCTTCCTGGATGCCTACAGCCCGGGGATGAGCCAGGCGCCGGTGGCGGCGCTCTCGCTCCTCGTCTGGCTGCTCCTCGTGCGCTGGCGCGGGGCGACGACCGCCGTGCTGGCCGCGGTCGTCGCGGCCGCGGCGTGGTATCTGCGCGGCGAATCGCTCCTCATGGCGCCGCTCTGGGCGTGGACCGCGGGACGCGGCCGCGTAGGGCGGGGCGTTCTCTTCGCCGTCCTCTACGCGGCACTCTGCGCGCCCTGGCCGATCTATCTCGCGCAGACCACCGGGCACGCGTCGTCGATCCAGGGGAACCCGATGCTGCTCTACACGCCCGAGTACCCCGGGTATTCGTCGACCCGAAGCTACGGCGTGCCGATGCCGGCGGCGATTCCGTACGTGCTCACCCATCCCATGACGTTTGCCGTGCGGTGGGTCAAGGACCTGCTCGGCTTCGGGCTGGATCTTCTCGGGGGGCTCGGTCCCCTCGCGATCGGGCTCGCGATGGCGGGGCTCCTGCTGCGCGAGGCGCGTGAACGCTACGCGCCCTTTCGCCCCACGCTGCCGTTTCTGATCGCGATCGCGCTGCAGATCGCCGCCTTCTCCGCGCTCGAGCGGAGCCCTCGCTTCCTCGTGCCCGTGGCGCCGCTCGCGTGCGTGATGATCGGGATCGCCGCCGCCCCCGCCCTGGACCGCCTCTCCGGCCGCCGCGCGCTCGTGGCGCTGTTCGCGCTCCTGATCGCGGAGCGCGCGCTCACGGTGGCCTTTCAGACCCGAGAGGCGCCACGGCGCTTTCCTCCGCTTCCTCCCGCGACCGCCTCGGCGTTGAACGCCGCCGCCACGGCGGGAGCCTGGCCGCGCGACCGGCTCATCCTCTCCGACGTTCCCGACTGGGTGGCGTGGCACGCCGATCGTCCGGCGCTTCTCCTGCCGCTCGCGCGCGATCTCGCGCGCGTGGAACGCGATCACCCCGTCGCCGCGATCTTCCTCTCGCCCGACGCGCGCGCGCGGAACGTCGCCGACGGCGACACGGCGTGGGTGGGGGTGATCGACCGCAACGCTCCGGTCGAAGGGTTCGCCGGCCCGGCCTTCCTTCCGGGAGGCGCCTGCCTCTACGTGCGCCGGTGAGCCGCGCGCGGCGCTTCGCGCGGTGGGGAGTCTCGCTCGCCGCGCTGATCGCCGCCGGAGGCTACGTGGTCGCGCGGGCCGGCAAGCCCTGGGACTTCGAGACCTACTACTTCGCCGGAGCGGCCTTCCGCGCGGGGCTGAATCCCTACTCGCTCGAGAACCTCACGCGGGTTGCCCGCCGGACGGTGACGCTGCCCTTCCTGTATCCGCCCGCGACTCTCGCGCTGTTCGCGCCGATGAGCCTCCTGCCGAAAGCGGTCGCGGCGGGCGCATGGCTGGGGTTCAAGGGCGTCCTCGCTGCGTTCCTGGTCTGGCTCTGGCGGCGGGAGTTCCTGCGCGGAAGCGATCCCTCCCGCCTGGTGGTCGTGCTCGCGCTGGGGTTCGATCGCTCCGTGGCGTGGGACCTGCGCACGGGGAACGTGGCGCTGCTCGAGATCGCGATCCTCTGGATCGCGCTGGCCGCCTTCGTGCGCGGCCGCGATGCGCTCGCGGGCTATCTCATCGCCCTGGGCTCCATCTTCAAGCTCCTGCCGGTGGGGCTACTGGGCGTCCTCGCCGCGGCGCCGCGACCGCGGCCGGTTCGCGCGGCCCTGATCGCCGGAAGCGCTGCGTTTCTCGCCGTCGCGGTCAGCCTGCCCCCGGGTCTCGCGGCCGAGTGGCGCGCCGCGATCGTCCACGCTTCGCCGAACGCCAGGCTCGCGATCGAGGTGAACCCCAGCGCGCTGGGACTCTCCGACTGGCTGTTCGGCGCCCTGGGCGCGCCGGCGGCGTCCGTCCCGTTCCTGGCGATGGGAGCGTATCTCGCGTTCGCCGCCGCGATCCTCCTGCTGAGTCTCGAGCCGTTGCGGCGGGCGCGCGCTTCCTCGACTCGGGTGGAGACGGCGATGATCGCCGTGCTGCTCTGGCTCCTCCTCTCGCCGCGCCTGATGGTCTACTCCTTCGCGATGGCCATCGCGCCGGTGCTCTACGCCATCGAGACCCGTGTTCGGACCGAGGCGTGGCGCTGGCTGGCCGCGCTGCTCGTCTGCGCTCAGGCCGCGATCCGGCTGGCTCCCGGGCCGGAGCCCCCCATGCTCGGGGCCGCCTCGTTCGCGATCCTCCTGGGGGCGTGGGCGCTGCTTCGGCAACCCCCTAGCTTCCCTCGGGCAGCTTCTTCGCAGGGCTGGTTCGCGCATTCACCATCGCCAGTCCCGCGATGATCGGCACGCCGCCCAGGAACGCGGCGGCGCCGGGACGCTCGCCCAGAACGATCCACCCGATCAGGTAGGCGAACGGCGAAACCAGGTAGAGCAGGCTCGCCGCCCTCGAGGAGGGCATGCGCGAGAGCACGTACGTCCAGGTGAGATAGCCGATCGCGCCCGGAGCGACGCCGAGATAGACGGCCGAGAAGATCTGGGTTGGCGTGGCGGCGCGAAGCGCGCGCAGGAGCTCGGGGAGGAAGGGGAGGAGGAAGAGCGTCCCGAGCCAGATCGTGAGGCAGGTCGACTGCAGTGCGCCGTAGCGCTTCAGATAGCTCTTCTGCAGCACGAAGTAGACCGCCTGGCAGA
This genomic window from Candidatus Binatia bacterium contains:
- a CDS encoding choice-of-anchor X domain-containing protein — translated: MARHLVAVLVIAWGFWITGCGRNPSGPAGEQGADRAAILRAAAAAPELAVDFSDDAGELLGTAEPAVPTSEQGPLLAPADTGIAANAPIHWGRRRTPSDRPPERIVEFILPPDSGRAVVRVTVRFDGWLYVDRTDDGLRNPGKKPVRDQAVRTALFRKVWFHADSSSADSMFGWRLVALSPVQFSMIDPAKQTVAIHSVTVRTPAGATTIADPSAFLSLRDGGPAVPSTTFGQTVKVEAEVTNTDRTFRPSEFVYLHVPINMRPFPGPFDRVRIRMRDDGLNGDRKAGDGIYTAQWTVQDVGRHHLAVDVLSARCLQTETGDDYNSTTWGIPYASYPAAIQ
- a CDS encoding glycosyltransferase family 87 protein, producing MSRARRFARWGVSLAALIAAGGYVVARAGKPWDFETYYFAGAAFRAGLNPYSLENLTRVARRTVTLPFLYPPATLALFAPMSLLPKAVAAGAWLGFKGVLAAFLVWLWRREFLRGSDPSRLVVVLALGFDRSVAWDLRTGNVALLEIAILWIALAAFVRGRDALAGYLIALGSIFKLLPVGLLGVLAAAPRPRPVRAALIAGSAAFLAVAVSLPPGLAAEWRAAIVHASPNARLAIEVNPSALGLSDWLFGALGAPAASVPFLAMGAYLAFAAAILLLSLEPLRRARASSTRVETAMIAVLLWLLLSPRLMVYSFAMAIAPVLYAIETRVRTEAWRWLAALLVCAQAAIRLAPGPEPPMLGAASFAILLGAWALLRQPPSFPRAASSQGWFAHSPSPVPR